From Allofrancisella guangzhouensis, a single genomic window includes:
- a CDS encoding YifB family Mg chelatase-like AAA ATPase — MSLAVLRSRAQLGIEAPSVSIEVHLSNGLPSLSIVGLPETAVKESKDRVRSAIINSGFNFPNKRITINLAPADLPKSSGRFDLPIALGVLYASGQIDIIKDVEDFEFAGELSLSGELRRISSAIPMAIKCVQSTKNLILPVQNEKEIGLVEGVDAYSFVSLKEVVDFLSGKIKKSKVEPNVDINFDRLYQDLEDVKGQYQAKRALEIAAAGGHNILLVGPPGTGKTMLASRLNSILPPLDKREALSSAMIASIKGESNIAESFYKRPFRHPHHTSSGVSLVGGGSNPMPGEISLAHNGVLFLDELPEFDRKVLEVLREPLEIGVVNISRARCQVEYPANFQLIAAMNPCPCGYLGAQSKECTDSIQTIRRYQSKLSGPLLDRIDLHVEVLELSKEDLTNQKLMGEKSSLVRARVEKARQLQILRQNTINGMLSSKELDKVCLLDEESKKMLELAIEKLGLSARGYYKILKVARTIADLNGNESVDKKSIQEAISYRKMDKFIK, encoded by the coding sequence ATGTCTTTAGCAGTACTAAGAAGTAGAGCTCAGCTTGGGATAGAGGCTCCATCGGTTTCTATAGAAGTCCATTTATCAAATGGTTTACCAAGTTTATCTATTGTAGGTTTGCCAGAAACAGCTGTTAAAGAAAGTAAAGATAGAGTTCGTAGCGCTATTATAAATTCAGGTTTTAACTTCCCTAACAAGCGCATTACAATTAATCTAGCTCCTGCTGATCTACCTAAAAGTAGTGGTAGGTTTGATTTACCGATAGCTTTAGGTGTGTTATACGCCTCAGGGCAAATAGATATTATTAAGGATGTTGAAGATTTTGAGTTTGCTGGAGAGTTATCGTTAAGTGGCGAGCTTAGAAGAATATCTAGTGCTATACCAATGGCTATTAAATGTGTGCAATCTACAAAAAACCTCATTTTACCAGTTCAAAACGAAAAAGAAATAGGTTTGGTTGAAGGAGTTGACGCTTATAGTTTTGTTAGTCTAAAAGAGGTTGTGGATTTTTTATCAGGTAAGATTAAGAAGTCAAAAGTAGAGCCTAATGTAGATATCAACTTTGATAGGCTTTATCAAGATTTAGAGGATGTGAAAGGTCAGTATCAAGCTAAAAGAGCTCTAGAAATAGCAGCAGCTGGTGGGCATAATATCCTTCTAGTAGGTCCCCCAGGAACAGGGAAAACAATGTTAGCTAGTAGGTTAAACTCAATTTTACCACCATTAGATAAACGTGAAGCTCTTTCATCAGCGATGATAGCCTCAATAAAGGGAGAGTCTAATATAGCAGAGAGTTTTTACAAAAGACCTTTTAGACACCCTCACCATACTTCTTCTGGAGTATCTTTGGTTGGGGGTGGTAGTAACCCTATGCCAGGAGAAATTTCTTTAGCTCATAACGGAGTGTTATTTCTAGATGAGTTGCCTGAGTTTGACCGTAAAGTTTTAGAAGTTTTACGAGAGCCTTTAGAAATTGGGGTTGTGAATATTTCCCGTGCTAGATGCCAAGTAGAGTATCCAGCAAATTTTCAACTAATTGCTGCTATGAATCCTTGTCCCTGTGGGTATTTAGGCGCTCAATCTAAGGAATGTACAGATTCTATACAAACAATACGTAGATACCAAAGTAAGTTATCAGGACCATTGCTAGATAGGATAGATCTACATGTAGAAGTTTTAGAGTTATCTAAAGAGGATCTTACTAATCAGAAACTTATGGGTGAAAAAAGTAGTTTAGTTAGAGCTAGAGTTGAAAAGGCACGACAATTACAAATATTGCGCCAGAACACAATTAATGGGATGCTAAGTAGTAAAGAGCTTGATAAAGTTTGTTTGCTTGATGAAGAAAGTAAAAAAATGCTTGAATTAGCGATAGAAAAGCTTGGGTTATCAGCAAGAGGATATTATAAGATACTTAAAGTAGCTAGAACTATAGCTGATCTTAATGGTAATGAAAGCGTTGATAAAAAATCGATTCAAGAAGCTATAAGTTATAGAAAGATGGATAAGTTTATAAAGTAG
- a CDS encoding accessory factor UbiK family protein produces the protein MKEVLNPINDILKNSKESILKKSLKKLDIVSREEFEVQKKILLKTRQKLESIEARLDQLLAENK, from the coding sequence ATGAAAGAAGTTCTTAATCCTATAAATGATATTTTAAAAAACTCAAAAGAAAGCATTTTGAAAAAAAGTCTTAAAAAACTTGATATAGTTAGTAGAGAAGAGTTTGAAGTGCAAAAGAAAATACTTTTAAAAACTCGCCAAAAACTTGAAAGTATAGAGGCTAGGCTAGACCAGCTGTTAGCAGAGAATAAATAG
- a CDS encoding PACE efflux transporter → MSFFGRLVHMIGFEAIGIIVFTPITMFILNENILSMGILVVIISVTAMAWNFIYNYLFDLIEIYLGGHRSKRYFNIRMLHTILFEAGLLIITIPFIAYWLEISLMEALIVDIGFVIFYVFYALAYNYTFDKVYFGLTK, encoded by the coding sequence ATGAGTTTCTTTGGTAGATTAGTACATATGATTGGGTTTGAAGCAATTGGTATAATTGTCTTTACACCTATTACGATGTTTATTTTAAACGAAAACATTTTGAGTATGGGTATACTAGTTGTTATTATATCGGTTACAGCTATGGCATGGAATTTCATATATAACTATCTTTTTGACTTAATAGAAATTTATTTAGGCGGACATAGATCAAAAAGATATTTCAATATCAGAATGTTGCATACTATTTTATTTGAAGCTGGACTACTAATTATAACAATCCCATTTATAGCATACTGGTTAGAAATAAGCCTAATGGAAGCATTAATAGTGGATATTGGGTTTGTCATTTTTTATGTGTTTTATGCTTTAGCGTATAATTACACATTTGACAAAGTTTATTTTGGATTAACTAAATAA
- the cyoE gene encoding heme o synthase, with product MSFKKYFQLTKPGIIFGNLITFTGGFLLATNRQIGFNYLDLYLYAIIGTALMIGSGCVFNNCFDHDIDAKMQRTQNRALVTNDISLLSAMVFGAVLFLLSSLVLYVLVNPLTLLIIIIGFMVYVGVYTVSKRFTVHATLLGGISGAIPPVAGYTAVVNNLDLNAFALFLILFFWQIPHSYAIAILYIKDYKKIEVPLLPIVRGLDYTKKIMLVYMFLFIVSCSLPYLLGTADIYSLIICELIATFWLYRSIKSFYVDNDRDFAKIVFKWSIIVITVICLSIG from the coding sequence ATGTCTTTTAAAAAATATTTTCAATTAACTAAGCCGGGAATTATTTTTGGTAATTTGATTACATTTACAGGCGGTTTTTTGTTAGCTACAAACCGCCAGATAGGTTTTAATTATTTAGATTTATATCTTTATGCTATTATCGGTACGGCCTTGATGATAGGTTCAGGGTGTGTTTTCAATAACTGTTTTGATCATGATATTGACGCAAAGATGCAAAGAACCCAGAACAGAGCTTTAGTTACAAATGATATAAGCCTTTTATCTGCAATGGTTTTCGGAGCAGTATTATTTCTATTAAGTAGTTTAGTTTTGTATGTATTAGTTAACCCTCTAACGTTATTGATTATTATAATTGGTTTTATGGTTTATGTTGGAGTATATACGGTATCTAAACGTTTTACTGTACATGCTACTTTATTGGGGGGTATTTCGGGTGCTATTCCTCCAGTTGCTGGGTATACAGCTGTGGTAAATAATCTAGACCTAAATGCTTTTGCATTGTTTTTAATATTGTTCTTTTGGCAAATTCCACATTCTTATGCTATAGCAATATTATATATTAAAGACTATAAAAAAATAGAGGTCCCGTTACTGCCTATAGTTAGAGGACTGGATTATACAAAAAAAATAATGCTAGTATATATGTTTTTATTCATAGTTTCTTGTAGTCTGCCTTATCTTTTAGGTACGGCAGATATTTATTCTTTGATAATTTGTGAGTTAATAGCTACATTTTGGCTTTATAGATCTATTAAATCATTTTATGTAGATAATGATCGTGATTTTGCAAAAATAGTTTTTAAGTGGTCAATTATTGTTATTACTGTAATTTGTTTATCAATAGGCTAG
- the cyoD gene encoding cytochrome o ubiquinol oxidase subunit IV, translating to MAKEHLYDHETGAAYGTHKSYIQGFVLSIIITTIAFVLVGFKLLSPGALCVSVAILALIQLFVQLVFFLHLNTDSKARWNLISAIFALIVVFIVVAGTIWIMFDLYDMMM from the coding sequence ATGGCTAAAGAACACTTATATGATCATGAAACAGGTGCAGCATATGGTACTCATAAAAGTTATATACAAGGGTTTGTATTATCGATAATAATTACTACTATAGCTTTTGTATTAGTAGGTTTTAAGTTACTATCACCTGGAGCTTTATGTGTATCTGTTGCTATACTAGCATTAATACAACTTTTTGTTCAGTTGGTATTTTTCTTACATTTAAATACAGATTCAAAAGCACGTTGGAACTTAATAAGTGCTATATTTGCATTAATAGTAGTATTTATCGTGGTTGCAGGTACTATCTGGATCATGTTTGATCTTTATGATATGATGATGTAA
- the cyoC gene encoding cytochrome o ubiquinol oxidase subunit III — translation MSATTVDNNHHQGEHHHHFDGSKNVFGFWIYIMSDCVLFATLFAVYAVFHKNTFGGAGAQELFSLPYVFVETMLLLVSSFTFGLAMLSRNSDNIRNVTKWLWVTFFLGLGFILMEIHEFYELAMEGHTWSSNAFLSSFFTLVGTHGLHVSMGLIWIVSMIMQLKKHGMTPMAKTKLTYLGLFWHFLDIVWIFVFSVVYLLGAI, via the coding sequence ATGAGTGCAACAACTGTAGATAATAATCATCATCAAGGTGAGCATCATCATCACTTTGATGGTTCTAAAAACGTATTTGGTTTTTGGATTTATATTATGAGCGACTGTGTTCTTTTTGCGACACTGTTTGCTGTTTACGCAGTTTTTCATAAAAATACATTTGGTGGAGCTGGTGCTCAAGAATTATTTAGCTTACCATATGTATTTGTAGAAACTATGCTTTTATTAGTTAGTAGCTTTACTTTTGGTTTAGCTATGCTATCACGTAACTCTGATAACATTAGAAATGTTACAAAATGGTTATGGGTTACTTTCTTTTTAGGTTTGGGCTTTATACTTATGGAAATCCATGAATTCTATGAGTTAGCTATGGAAGGTCATACTTGGTCAAGTAATGCATTTTTATCATCTTTCTTTACATTGGTAGGTACACATGGTTTACATGTGTCTATGGGCCTTATATGGATAGTCAGTATGATTATGCAACTTAAAAAGCATGGTATGACTCCAATGGCAAAAACAAAGCTTACTTATTTAGGCTTATTTTGGCATTTCTTAGATATCGTATGGATATTTGTATTCTCAGTAGTTTATTTGTTAGGAGCAATATAA
- the cyoB gene encoding cytochrome o ubiquinol oxidase subunit I encodes MLEALIGKLSNPHLVFPYLYEPISQQMIILGMFIFIVISGVAVLGGITYFKKWGYLWREWFTTVDHKKIGTMYIIVALVMLFRGFVDAAMMRTQQALAAGDNTGYLIPEHFDQIFTAHGVIMIFFVAMPLIFGLMNWVIPLQIGARDVAFPYMNSLSFWLFVVGAMLINISLLVGDFAHAGWLAYPPFSDITYSPTVGTDYYIWGLQISGIGSLMTGINFFVTIIKMRCKGMTLMKMPIFTWTSLCSVILVIAAFPVLTVTLGLLTLDRYFGTHFFTVSGGGDQMMYVNLIWIWGHPEVYILVLPMFGVYSEVVATFCKKPLFGYVTMVWASIVITILSFTVWLHHFFTMGASANVNAFFGIMTMIIAIPTGVKIFNWLFTMYKGRITFTTPMLWLVGFIVTFSIGGMTGVLLSVPGVDFQMHNSVFLIAHFHNVIIGGVVFGAFAGLTYWFPKIFGFKLNERLGKYAFWCWLIGFFVAFMPLYVLGTMGMTRRLYHYDASTGYQSLLIVAWFGAMIIALGVFFQVLQIIVSVRNRDSNRVTGDAWDTGRTLEWAIPSPVPFYNFAHDPVVSERDAFWNQKQKGLDIQNESKGKDKQYEDIHMPRNTAIGFVIGAFSFIFGFAAVWHIWWLVVVGVVGIIGTVLYRSFDYDIDYYVKADEVEKVENEYSKSQGVI; translated from the coding sequence ATGCTAGAAGCATTGATTGGGAAGCTGAGTAATCCACATTTGGTTTTTCCATATCTGTATGAACCAATTAGTCAGCAGATGATAATATTGGGAATGTTCATATTTATTGTGATCTCAGGTGTGGCAGTCTTAGGTGGGATAACGTATTTTAAGAAATGGGGTTACTTATGGAGAGAGTGGTTTACTACTGTCGATCATAAAAAAATAGGAACAATGTATATAATAGTGGCATTAGTCATGTTGTTTAGAGGCTTTGTTGATGCTGCTATGATGAGAACTCAGCAGGCTTTAGCAGCAGGTGACAATACTGGCTATTTGATACCAGAACACTTTGATCAGATCTTTACTGCTCATGGTGTTATCATGATTTTCTTTGTTGCGATGCCACTTATATTTGGGTTGATGAACTGGGTTATACCTCTGCAAATTGGTGCTAGAGACGTTGCTTTCCCTTATATGAACTCTTTAAGCTTCTGGCTTTTTGTTGTTGGGGCGATGCTTATTAATATTTCACTGCTTGTTGGTGATTTTGCCCATGCTGGTTGGCTTGCGTATCCTCCTTTTTCAGATATAACTTATAGTCCTACTGTGGGTACGGATTACTATATCTGGGGTCTGCAAATATCTGGTATTGGATCTTTGATGACAGGTATCAATTTCTTTGTGACGATTATTAAAATGCGTTGTAAAGGTATGACCTTGATGAAGATGCCTATTTTTACTTGGACTTCATTGTGTTCAGTTATACTTGTTATAGCAGCTTTCCCTGTATTAACAGTAACTTTAGGATTGTTAACTTTAGATAGATATTTTGGTACACATTTCTTCACAGTCTCTGGTGGTGGAGATCAAATGATGTACGTCAATTTAATATGGATATGGGGTCATCCAGAAGTTTATATTTTAGTACTACCTATGTTTGGTGTGTATTCAGAGGTTGTAGCTACTTTCTGTAAAAAACCATTGTTTGGTTATGTGACGATGGTATGGGCAAGTATCGTTATTACTATTTTATCATTTACTGTATGGTTGCATCACTTCTTTACAATGGGAGCAAGTGCTAACGTTAATGCTTTCTTTGGTATAATGACTATGATTATTGCTATCCCAACGGGGGTTAAAATATTTAACTGGTTGTTTACGATGTACAAAGGACGTATAACATTTACCACTCCTATGTTATGGTTAGTTGGCTTTATAGTGACTTTCTCAATAGGTGGCATGACAGGTGTATTGTTATCTGTACCGGGTGTTGATTTCCAAATGCATAATAGTGTGTTCCTAATAGCACACTTCCATAATGTTATTATTGGAGGCGTAGTGTTTGGTGCTTTCGCTGGGCTTACTTACTGGTTCCCTAAAATATTTGGCTTTAAGTTAAATGAGCGTTTAGGTAAATATGCATTCTGGTGTTGGTTGATCGGTTTCTTCGTAGCATTTATGCCTTTATATGTATTAGGTACTATGGGTATGACTAGAAGACTTTATCATTATGATGCATCAACTGGTTACCAGTCGCTATTAATAGTAGCTTGGTTTGGGGCAATGATTATAGCTTTAGGTGTATTTTTTCAAGTTTTACAGATTATAGTAAGTGTACGTAATAGAGATAGTAATCGTGTTACTGGTGATGCTTGGGATACAGGTCGTACTTTAGAGTGGGCTATACCATCTCCAGTACCATTTTATAACTTTGCACATGATCCAGTAGTGTCAGAAAGAGATGCTTTCTGGAATCAAAAACAGAAAGGCTTAGACATTCAAAATGAATCGAAAGGAAAGGATAAGCAATACGAAGATATTCATATGCCAAGAAATACAGCTATAGGTTTTGTTATAGGAGCATTTAGTTTTATCTTTGGTTTTGCTGCGGTGTGGCATATCTGGTGGCTTGTAGTAGTTGGCGTAGTAGGAATTATAGGTACAGTACTATATAGATCTTTTGATTATGATATTGATTATTACGTTAAAGCAGATGAAGTTGAAAAAGTAGAGAATGAATATAGCAAGTCACAAGGAGTGATATAA
- the cyoA gene encoding ubiquinol oxidase subunit II, with protein sequence MNWRKCLIILFSILGVLTLSGCEGGIWNPMGVITLQEKKLLIFAVVLMLIVVVPVIVLTLWFAWRYREGTNAEYRPNWCHNNLLEIICWGIPFIIILILAIVTWKTTHSLSQYKPLESDKEPVNIEVVALDWKWMFIYPQYDIATVNYIEIPKDRPVNFKITSAAPMNSFFIPELGSQIYAMTGMTTQLHILATHDGKYRGFSANYTGKGFAEMQFYTKVTDQDSFDKWVKEVKNGKHKSLTWDYFWENLVKQSIDDPVTYYSHVDGNLFNDIVMSYMMPNYKPGDMDHMHMHHSMSH encoded by the coding sequence ATGAACTGGAGAAAATGTTTAATCATATTGTTTAGCATATTAGGGGTGTTGACTTTATCGGGTTGTGAGGGTGGAATATGGAACCCAATGGGAGTAATCACGCTGCAAGAGAAAAAACTGCTTATATTTGCAGTAGTTCTTATGCTTATCGTGGTTGTGCCGGTTATCGTTTTGACTCTTTGGTTTGCCTGGAGATATCGTGAAGGAACAAATGCTGAATACCGTCCAAATTGGTGTCACAATAACCTTCTTGAAATTATCTGTTGGGGTATCCCTTTTATAATAATCCTAATATTAGCAATCGTTACGTGGAAAACTACACACTCGCTTAGTCAATATAAACCTTTAGAGTCAGATAAAGAGCCTGTCAACATAGAAGTTGTAGCTTTGGATTGGAAATGGATGTTTATATATCCTCAGTATGATATTGCTACAGTTAATTATATCGAAATTCCAAAGGACCGTCCTGTTAACTTTAAGATTACTTCAGCCGCACCTATGAACTCCTTTTTTATCCCAGAGTTAGGTAGTCAGATATATGCTATGACTGGTATGACTACTCAGTTGCATATTCTTGCAACGCATGATGGTAAATACCGTGGATTCTCTGCTAATTACACAGGTAAAGGTTTTGCTGAAATGCAGTTTTACACAAAAGTAACAGATCAGGACAGTTTTGATAAGTGGGTTAAAGAAGTTAAAAATGGTAAGCATAAGTCATTAACATGGGATTATTTCTGGGAAAATCTAGTTAAGCAATCTATAGATGACCCAGTGACTTACTATTCACATGTTGATGGTAACTTATTTAATGATATCGTTATGTCTTATATGATGCCAAACTACAAACCTGGTGATATGGATCATATGCATATGCACCATAGTATGTCGCATTAA
- the secG gene encoding preprotein translocase subunit SecG, whose protein sequence is MYGIILTIDVVAALAVVVLVLLQQGKGANMGVSFGGGASNTVFGSKGAASFLFKMTVFFTAVFFVCCLTLGYLSKSSVAASEITEQSVSSQYDYDQYQKEIGQKTTLPSNLPKK, encoded by the coding sequence ATGTACGGAATAATTTTAACTATAGATGTTGTCGCTGCTTTAGCTGTTGTTGTATTGGTGTTATTACAACAGGGTAAAGGTGCAAATATGGGAGTTTCATTTGGAGGAGGTGCTTCAAACACTGTGTTTGGTAGCAAAGGTGCAGCATCATTTTTATTTAAAATGACGGTGTTTTTTACCGCAGTTTTTTTTGTATGTTGTCTGACTTTAGGGTATTTGAGTAAAAGTTCGGTTGCAGCCTCAGAGATTACAGAACAGTCTGTTAGCAGTCAATATGATTATGATCAATATCAAAAGGAAATTGGCCAAAAAACCACATTACCAAGTAATCTCCCTAAAAAGTAG
- the tpiA gene encoding triose-phosphate isomerase: protein MQKLIMGNWKMNGNSQSIRELCYGISKVEYDTSKVSVAVFPSSVYVKEVVSQLRESIGVGLQNVTFYDDGAYTGELSVKMLQDTGCSYVLIGHSERRALFGESDEDVFRKLQKVMDTDVVPVVCIGETLSDREGGILEDVLGTQLGLILENFSVQQLEKLVIAYEPVWAIGTGVVASLEQIQQTHKFIRSLLAKINKDLAKKIKIVYGGSLKAENAKDILSLPDVDGGLIGGASLKASEFNEIISQANKICTE, encoded by the coding sequence ATGCAAAAGTTAATCATGGGTAATTGGAAGATGAATGGCAATTCTCAGAGTATCAGAGAGCTGTGTTATGGTATTTCAAAAGTCGAGTATGACACTTCAAAAGTTAGTGTTGCTGTTTTTCCATCTAGTGTTTATGTGAAAGAAGTGGTTTCACAGTTGCGAGAAAGCATAGGTGTGGGTTTACAAAATGTTACATTTTATGATGATGGAGCTTATACCGGAGAGTTATCTGTAAAAATGCTACAAGATACAGGCTGTAGTTATGTTTTGATTGGACATTCTGAGAGAAGGGCTTTGTTTGGCGAGTCTGATGAAGATGTCTTTAGGAAATTGCAGAAAGTTATGGATACGGATGTGGTGCCAGTAGTTTGTATAGGTGAAACTTTATCAGATAGAGAGGGTGGAATTTTAGAAGATGTTCTAGGAACTCAGCTGGGTTTGATTTTAGAGAATTTTTCTGTCCAACAATTAGAGAAATTGGTTATAGCTTATGAACCTGTCTGGGCTATTGGTACAGGTGTTGTAGCATCATTAGAGCAAATACAGCAAACGCATAAGTTTATAAGATCTTTGCTGGCTAAAATTAATAAAGATCTTGCTAAAAAAATCAAAATAGTGTATGGTGGTAGCTTAAAAGCTGAGAATGCTAAAGATATTTTAAGTTTACCGGATGTGGATGGTGGGCTTATAGGCGGAGCGTCTCTAAAAGCTTCTGAGTTTAACGAAATAATAAGTCAAGCAAATAAGATATGTACGGAATAA
- the glmM gene encoding phosphoglucosamine mutase, which yields MAKYFGTDGIRGEVGNSAITAEFVQKLGNAVGSLINEKGYSKFVIVGQDTRGSSNLLKFALISGLNAAGIDVLDLGVVPTPVVAFMTVKHKASAGFVITASHNKFTDNGIKLFSSNGFKLDDALEEEVEKKIDSSFIYQPQHKFGSYRMLENSIAEYIQESYQSFGDLVKYKGKVVIDCANGAGSYNFEALLGKFGIDYISIASSPNGVNINVNCGATCVENISKAVLECKADLGVALDGDGDRIIIVDETGSEIDGDGILNIISRYSDICGGTKGIVGTQMTNMSYENYYRRNNIPFVRSKVGDRYVLEDLVKHDYKIGGESSGHVINLNFGTTGDGLLTAIQLLAIFSQNNKPVSHFKLQDKLMQQTLINVPLEKKVTKEDLLKLSVDIEEVENRLVDRGRVLLRPSGTEPVLRVMVEASDKDLATLEARYLVKQVKQKLM from the coding sequence ATGGCAAAATACTTCGGTACAGATGGCATTAGGGGAGAGGTTGGTAATTCAGCTATTACAGCAGAATTTGTTCAAAAATTAGGTAATGCTGTAGGATCTCTGATTAATGAAAAAGGGTACTCTAAATTTGTTATAGTAGGCCAAGACACGCGCGGTTCAAGTAATTTGTTGAAATTTGCTTTGATCTCGGGATTAAATGCAGCAGGTATAGACGTTTTAGATTTAGGTGTTGTACCAACGCCAGTGGTAGCATTTATGACTGTTAAACATAAAGCTTCAGCAGGTTTTGTTATAACAGCATCACATAATAAATTTACAGATAATGGCATTAAATTATTCTCCTCTAATGGTTTTAAATTAGATGATGCTTTAGAGGAAGAGGTCGAAAAGAAAATAGATAGCTCATTTATATACCAGCCGCAACATAAATTTGGTAGTTATAGAATGTTAGAAAACTCCATTGCTGAGTACATTCAAGAGAGTTATCAGAGTTTTGGAGATTTGGTTAAATATAAAGGCAAAGTTGTTATAGATTGTGCTAATGGTGCAGGGTCCTATAATTTTGAGGCTTTACTTGGTAAGTTTGGTATTGATTATATATCAATAGCTTCTAGCCCTAATGGTGTAAATATTAATGTCAACTGTGGAGCTACATGTGTAGAAAATATAAGTAAGGCTGTTTTAGAATGCAAAGCAGACCTTGGTGTCGCTTTAGATGGCGATGGTGATAGAATTATAATTGTTGATGAAACCGGTAGTGAAATAGATGGTGATGGGATTTTGAATATTATATCTCGTTATAGTGATATCTGCGGTGGTACCAAAGGAATAGTTGGTACGCAAATGACTAATATGAGTTATGAAAACTATTATAGGAGGAATAATATACCATTTGTTCGTTCAAAAGTGGGTGATAGGTATGTTTTAGAAGATTTAGTGAAACATGATTATAAAATAGGTGGTGAGTCTTCTGGGCATGTCATTAATTTAAATTTCGGTACTACTGGAGATGGTCTTCTTACAGCCATACAGCTTTTAGCTATTTTTTCCCAAAATAATAAGCCGGTTTCTCATTTTAAGCTGCAAGATAAGCTCATGCAACAGACGCTAATTAATGTGCCGTTAGAGAAAAAAGTTACTAAAGAAGATTTACTCAAGCTTTCTGTAGACATTGAAGAGGTTGAAAATAGATTGGTAGATAGAGGTAGAGTTCTGCTTAGACCATCAGGCACAGAGCCAGTTTTACGTGTAATGGTAGAAGCCAGCGATAAAGACTTAGCTACTTTAGAAGCAAGATATTTAGTTAAGCAAGTCAAGCAAAAATTAATGTAG
- a CDS encoding adenine phosphoribosyltransferase, translating to MSLEFIKSKILAVPDFPKAGIMFRDITPLLADPQGLRVTAQEMAKELKKRDIKPTVVAGTESRGFIFGVALAEILGLGFVPVRKAGKLPRETYNVSYDLEYGSDSLEIHKDAFKESDRVLIVDDLLATGGTAKATVKLIEKTHAQVAALIFVMELKGLGGRDVLEGYNVSALLEFK from the coding sequence ATGAGTTTGGAATTTATAAAAAGTAAAATTCTGGCTGTGCCAGATTTTCCTAAGGCTGGTATTATGTTTAGGGATATTACTCCTCTTCTAGCAGATCCTCAGGGATTAAGAGTAACAGCACAAGAAATGGCAAAAGAGTTAAAAAAAAGAGATATAAAGCCAACTGTAGTAGCAGGTACAGAAAGTAGAGGGTTCATATTTGGAGTTGCTTTAGCAGAGATTCTAGGGTTAGGGTTTGTACCAGTTAGAAAAGCTGGAAAGCTTCCTCGAGAAACTTATAATGTTAGCTATGATCTTGAATACGGTAGTGATAGTCTAGAAATTCATAAAGATGCTTTTAAAGAAAGTGATAGAGTATTAATCGTAGATGACTTATTGGCTACAGGTGGTACTGCAAAAGCTACAGTGAAGCTCATTGAAAAAACACATGCGCAAGTTGCGGCGCTTATATTTGTCATGGAGCTTAAAGGCTTAGGTGGGAGAGATGTTTTAGAGGGATACAATGTTTCAGCGTTGTTAGAGTTTAAATAG